Proteins from one Piscinibacter lacus genomic window:
- a CDS encoding filamentous hemagglutinin N-terminal domain-containing protein: MKRSCPTSPLRPAGLRRLGHPLLTPVALASALLMHGGASLALPTGAEVVAGQATVESNGPRQGLVRQGSSKAVIDWQGFSIGADETLRILQPDSRSVLLNRVVGADPSHLLGQMQANGRVFLVNPNGIVFGEGARIDVGSLVASTLPISTVDFMAGLYRFGEDSLVTAEAGTVLNAGTITAHGGTVALVAPLVINRGLIEAREGRVALAAVDRVRVDIEGDGLVLFEARGDQVSQRLDQLGRIQADGGLIQLRAQARSALADTVLNMDGLLQARSLSQRDGRVIIDGGSQGQVVLSGRVEVQGLEAGTRGGSVQVGGQALAVQSGARIDASGDAGGGTVALGGGWQGAALDTVGRAESVGVESGAEIRADATANGRGGEVVVWSDGISRFQGRISARGGSLQGDGGRVEVSGLRGLGFAGSVDTGATAGQSGLLLLDPDSLVIRADGMDPYANPLPAGGDLTISPAALAAVVGDVLLTASDTITFEDSLNLGARDLQVQAGNSIVLEANVAVRARDLSFESTLLVLNANASLGGNSLTVTGATQFMGGSVNTMADQTYTGAVTLGANTTLSSDSGTVSFGSTVNGARSLSVSAGSVDLNGAVGGGTALTSLALNAMSSSLDGGAVSTTGDQSYMGAVTLGANTSLSAGAGTVLFDSTVDGARSLSVSAGTVDLKDVVGGNTALTSLGLTAASILLDGGAVTTTGNQTYNGAVTLGANTTLSATAPAGTVSFGSTVNGARSLAVSAGTVDLNGAVGGSTALTSLELTASSILLDGSAINTAGNQTYTGAVTLGADAALRATAAGSDISFSSTVDGSHKLSIDARDGITFGGAVGATMPLVDLSLFFATLAVGSTVNGTGTATLAPSADGTSIGVAGGAGMLSLSQATLDLFASFGILQIGRDGGTGVITVGALSLPTNTHLQTEGRIELSATVDGARNLSLDGGPVEINGALGSGVALNSLSVDGSSISLGGGTVNTTGNQSYMGAVTLGADTILSATTPAGTVRFDGTVNGARSLSVLAGTVDLNGIVGGGMALTGLGLTAASISLDGGAVSTTGNQTYTGAVTLGANTTLSSDSGTVSFGSTINGARSLSVSAGTVDLNGIVGGGMALTSLGLTAASILLDGGAVTTTGNQTYNGAVTLGANTTLSATAPAGTVSFGGTVDGARSLSVSAGTVDLNDVVGSNTALTSLGLTAASILLDGGTITTSGNQTYNGAVTLGADTTLSATAPAGTVSFGSTVNGARSLAVSAGTVDLNGAVGGSTALTSLELTAASILLDGGAVSTTGNQTYTGAVTLGANTILTSTAGTVSFSNTVDGSHNLSIDASDGITFSGAVGATMPLLDLSLFFATLAVGSTVNGTGTATLAPSADGSSIGVAGGAGMLSLSQATLDLFASFGILQIGRDGGTGVITVGALSLPTDVHLQTEGRIELSATVDGARNLSLDGGPVEINGALGSGVALNSLSVDGSSISLGGGTVNTTGNQSYMGAVTLGANTNLSAGAGTVSFSSTVNGAQALAISGGTVDFNGAVGGVTALTSLGLTAASISLDGGAISTTGNQSYMGAVTLGANTSLSADAGTVSFGSTINGARSLSVSAGTVDLNDVVGGNTALTSLGLTAASILLDGGAVTTSGNQTYSGAVTLGADTTLAATAPAGTVSFGGTVDGTRSLSVSAGTVDLNDVVGSNTALTSLGLTAASILLDGGTITTSGNQTYNGAVTLGADTTLSATAPAGTVSFGSTVNGARSLAVSAGVVDLNGAVGGSTALTSLELTAASILLDGGAINTAGNQTYTGAVTLGANTILTSTAGTVSFSSTVNGARSLSVSAGTADLNGAVGGGTALTSLGLDAMSITLDGAAITTTGNQTYTGAVTLGADTTLAVTAGTVSFSSTVNGAQALAVSGSTVDFNGAVGGVTPLTSLALTAMSISLDGGAVSTTGNQTYSGAVTLGANTTLSAGAGTVSFGSTVNGARSLSVSAGTVDLNGIVGGGMALTSLALNAMTISLDGSAITTSGNQTYAGAVALGADTTLAATAPASTVSFGGTVDGARSLSVSAGTVDLNGAVGVGTALTSLGLNAASILLDGGAINTTGNQSYSGAVALGAGTTLTADVGTVSFGSTVDGAHALAVSGGTVDFNAAVGSSTALSSLTLNAAAIALDGGSIRTTDNQTYSGAVALGANTVLSAVAGTVRLDSTVDGNHMLSVSAGTVDLNGAVGVGVALNGLELNAASILLDGGRVTTAGGQRYAGAVTLGADTTLAGGSVGFSRTVDGAQALTVSGGSVSFQDLVGSHTPLSSLDLGVTSILLQGGAITSTGHQTHAGAVTLGADTVLSAGTGTLRFGSTVDGAQTLAVSAGTINLQGAVGSGTPLSSLDLSAGAIQLSGGAITSTGNQTYTGAVTLGANTTLAAGAGTVSFGSTVDGTPSLTVSAGTVDFNGAVGGSTALGMLELSAGSILLEGGMVQTSADQRYLGAVTLGVDTTLTAPGGEILFAAAVDGAHRLSAEAASIDVAQSIGLGAAPLRLRLVAGSLDFTSSTVRAQEVELATTSSDLHLADLHLTGTGASSIDSSGMLSIDGLLDLQGGSLVLTARAAPSASTALLSGPTPLTFGSRPLFENEAVMVQGATGRLLTAAGSHLALRAPALGSIRLDRNDLAGRPVNSFGGTVSAVSGTAGESSTLRFGNPPSGIAPLELGVVRLSGDQIAVAGRFDPLGPPDALRAGIEADVVHLRADRITTNTGDDLALPPAPDGQIRARLPFLAAQTPLTQQPSLNFELLLPAGGLPIGNPYGGPATEDWIQTIVGDAVGGLVGVQPRIVGDASAFRFVFIGGPVMPVPFYDPTASNVRVFYNGETALTPQEQGALSSVIAVIERARRDRFEEAVRTENAASRLRQGVIAEVGPGRPATEGTEGLRPPLLCDLASTGLRCAP; the protein is encoded by the coding sequence ATGAAGCGGTCCTGCCCCACCTCGCCCCTCCGGCCCGCCGGCCTGCGCCGACTTGGCCACCCCCTGCTCACGCCCGTGGCGCTCGCCAGCGCACTGCTGATGCACGGCGGCGCAAGCCTGGCCCTGCCCACCGGGGCGGAGGTCGTGGCCGGACAGGCCACCGTCGAAAGCAACGGGCCCCGGCAAGGCTTGGTCCGCCAAGGCAGCAGCAAGGCCGTGATCGATTGGCAGGGCTTCTCGATCGGGGCCGACGAGACCTTGCGCATCCTCCAGCCCGACAGCCGCTCGGTGCTGCTCAACCGCGTGGTGGGTGCAGATCCCAGCCACCTGCTGGGCCAGATGCAGGCCAACGGCCGGGTCTTCCTGGTCAACCCGAACGGCATCGTCTTCGGCGAGGGTGCGCGTATCGATGTCGGCTCGCTGGTGGCCTCGACCCTGCCGATCTCGACGGTCGACTTCATGGCCGGCCTTTACCGCTTCGGCGAGGACAGCCTGGTCACCGCCGAGGCGGGCACCGTGCTGAATGCCGGCACGATCACCGCCCACGGCGGCACCGTGGCCCTGGTGGCGCCGCTGGTGATCAACCGCGGCCTCATCGAAGCCCGCGAAGGCCGGGTGGCGCTGGCTGCGGTCGACCGGGTGCGGGTCGACATCGAGGGCGACGGCCTCGTGCTCTTCGAAGCGCGGGGCGACCAGGTGAGCCAGCGTCTCGACCAGCTCGGTCGCATCCAGGCCGACGGCGGTCTCATCCAGCTCCGGGCCCAGGCCCGCAGCGCCCTGGCCGACACCGTGCTCAACATGGACGGCCTGCTTCAGGCTCGCAGCCTGAGCCAGCGAGACGGGCGCGTCATCATCGATGGCGGCAGCCAGGGCCAGGTCGTCCTGAGCGGCCGCGTCGAGGTGCAGGGCCTGGAGGCGGGCACGCGCGGCGGCTCGGTGCAGGTGGGTGGCCAAGCCCTGGCGGTGCAGAGCGGCGCACGGATCGATGCCTCCGGCGATGCAGGCGGCGGCACGGTTGCTCTGGGCGGCGGCTGGCAGGGTGCTGCACTGGACACAGTCGGCCGGGCCGAGTCTGTAGGCGTCGAGTCCGGAGCCGAGATCCGCGCCGATGCCACCGCAAACGGCAGGGGCGGCGAAGTCGTCGTCTGGTCCGACGGCATCAGCCGATTCCAGGGCCGGATCTCGGCCCGCGGCGGATCGCTGCAGGGCGACGGCGGCCGGGTCGAAGTCTCCGGCCTGCGGGGCCTGGGTTTCGCCGGCAGTGTCGACACCGGCGCGACGGCCGGGCAGTCCGGTCTCTTGCTGCTGGACCCCGACAGCCTCGTGATCAGGGCGGACGGCATGGATCCCTATGCCAACCCACTGCCCGCGGGCGGAGACCTCACCATTTCGCCTGCGGCCCTCGCGGCCGTGGTCGGTGACGTGCTGCTGACTGCCAGCGACACCATCACCTTCGAGGATTCGCTTAACCTGGGCGCGCGCGACCTGCAGGTCCAGGCTGGCAACAGCATCGTGCTTGAGGCCAACGTCGCGGTCCGCGCCCGCGATTTGAGCTTCGAGAGCACGCTGCTGGTCTTGAACGCAAACGCCAGCCTGGGCGGCAACAGCCTGACGGTGACGGGCGCGACCCAGTTCATGGGGGGCTCGGTCAACACCATGGCCGACCAGACGTACACCGGCGCGGTGACGCTGGGCGCGAACACCACCCTGTCTTCTGATTCGGGCACGGTGAGCTTCGGCAGCACGGTCAATGGCGCCCGCTCGCTGTCCGTCTCGGCGGGCAGCGTCGATCTCAACGGCGCCGTCGGTGGCGGCACGGCGCTGACCAGCCTGGCGCTGAACGCCATGTCCAGCTCGCTCGACGGCGGCGCGGTCAGCACCACCGGCGACCAGAGTTACATGGGTGCTGTGACGCTCGGGGCGAACACCAGTCTGTCGGCCGGTGCGGGCACGGTGCTCTTTGACAGCACGGTCGATGGCGCCCGCTCACTGTCCGTTTCGGCGGGCACGGTCGATCTCAAGGACGTCGTCGGCGGCAACACGGCCCTGACCAGCCTGGGCTTGACGGCTGCATCCATCCTGCTCGATGGCGGCGCGGTCACCACCACCGGCAACCAGACTTACAACGGCGCGGTGACGTTGGGGGCGAACACCACCCTATCCGCAACTGCACCAGCGGGCACGGTGAGCTTTGGCAGCACGGTCAATGGCGCCCGCTCGCTTGCGGTGTCGGCCGGCACGGTCGATCTCAACGGCGCCGTTGGTGGCAGCACAGCCCTGACCAGCCTGGAGCTGACGGCCTCGTCCATCCTGCTCGACGGCAGCGCGATCAATACCGCAGGCAACCAGACCTACACCGGCGCCGTGACGCTGGGTGCGGACGCGGCCCTGCGCGCCACGGCCGCAGGCAGCGACATCAGCTTCAGCAGCACGGTCGACGGCAGCCACAAGCTCTCCATCGATGCCAGGGACGGCATCACATTCGGCGGCGCAGTCGGCGCGACGATGCCGCTGGTTGATCTGAGCTTGTTCTTCGCCACGCTGGCTGTGGGGTCCACCGTCAACGGGACAGGCACGGCCACGCTGGCACCCAGTGCAGACGGCACCTCCATCGGTGTCGCGGGCGGGGCGGGCATGCTGTCCCTGTCGCAGGCAACGCTGGATCTCTTCGCCAGCTTCGGGATCTTGCAGATCGGTCGCGACGGTGGCACCGGGGTCATCACCGTCGGTGCGCTGAGCCTGCCGACCAACACGCACCTGCAGACCGAGGGAAGGATCGAGCTGAGCGCCACGGTCGACGGCGCCCGTAACCTGTCGCTGGACGGCGGTCCGGTGGAGATCAACGGCGCCCTCGGCAGCGGCGTGGCGCTGAACTCCCTGAGCGTGGATGGCTCCTCGATTTCGCTGGGCGGCGGGACTGTCAACACCACCGGCAACCAGAGCTACATGGGTGCGGTGACGCTGGGGGCGGACACCATCCTGTCTGCAACTACACCTGCGGGTACGGTGCGCTTTGACGGCACGGTCAATGGCGCCCGCTCGCTGTCCGTCTTGGCCGGCACGGTCGATCTCAACGGGATCGTCGGTGGCGGCATGGCGCTGACGGGCCTGGGTTTGACCGCTGCGTCCATCTCGCTCGACGGTGGCGCGGTCAGCACCACGGGCAACCAGACCTACACCGGCGCGGTGACTTTGGGAGCGAACACCACCCTGTCTTCTGATTCGGGCACGGTGAGCTTTGGCAGCACGATCAATGGCGCCCGCTCGCTGTCCGTTTCGGCGGGCACGGTCGATCTCAACGGGATAGTCGGTGGCGGCATGGCGCTGACCAGCCTGGGCTTGACGGCTGCATCGATCCTGCTCGATGGCGGCGCGGTCACCACCACCGGCAACCAGACTTACAACGGCGCGGTGACGTTGGGAGCGAACACCACCCTGTCCGCAACTGCACCTGCGGGCACGGTGAGCTTTGGCGGCACCGTCGACGGCGCACGCTCGCTGTCCGTCTCGGCGGGCACCGTCGATCTCAACGACGTCGTCGGCAGCAACACGGCCCTGACCAGCCTGGGACTGACGGCTGCATCCATCCTGCTCGATGGCGGCACGATCACCACCAGCGGCAACCAGACTTACAACGGCGCGGTGACGCTGGGCGCGGATACCACCCTGTCCGCAACTGCACCTGCGGGCACGGTGAGCTTTGGCAGCACGGTCAATGGCGCCCGCTCGCTTGCGGTGTCGGCGGGCACGGTCGATCTCAACGGTGCGGTCGGCGGCAGCACGGCGCTGACCAGCCTGGAGCTGACGGCTGCATCCATCCTGCTCGACGGCGGCGCGGTCAGCACCACGGGCAACCAGACCTACACCGGCGCCGTGACGCTGGGCGCGAACACCATCCTGACCTCAACGGCCGGCACGGTGAGCTTCAGCAACACCGTTGACGGCAGCCACAACCTCTCCATCGATGCCAGCGACGGCATCACATTCAGCGGCGCAGTCGGCGCGACGATGCCGCTGCTTGATCTGAGCTTGTTCTTCGCCACGCTGGCTGTGGGGTCCACCGTCAACGGGACAGGCACGGCCACGCTGGCACCCAGTGCAGACGGCAGCTCCATCGGTGTCGCGGGCGGGGCGGGCATGCTGTCGCTGTCGCAGGCAACGCTGGATCTCTTCGCCAGCTTCGGGATCTTGCAGATCGGTCGCGACGGTGGCACCGGGGTCATCACCGTCGGTGCGCTGAGCCTGCCGACCGACGTGCACCTGCAGACCGAGGGAAGGATCGAGCTGAGCGCCACGGTCGACGGCGCCCGTAACCTGTCGCTGGACGGCGGTCCGGTGGAGATCAACGGCGCCCTCGGCAGCGGCGTGGCGCTGAACTCCCTGAGCGTGGATGGCTCCTCGATTTCGCTGGGCGGCGGGACTGTCAACACCACCGGCAACCAGAGCTACATGGGTGCGGTGACGCTGGGGGCGAACACCAACCTGTCGGCCGGTGCGGGCACGGTGAGCTTCAGCAGCACGGTCAATGGCGCGCAGGCGCTGGCCATTTCGGGCGGCACGGTGGACTTCAATGGGGCCGTGGGTGGTGTCACGGCGCTGACGAGCCTGGGCTTGACCGCTGCGTCCATCTCGCTCGACGGTGGCGCGATCAGCACCACAGGCAACCAGAGCTACATGGGTGCTGTGACGCTCGGGGCGAACACCAGTCTGTCGGCCGACGCGGGCACGGTGAGCTTTGGCAGCACGATCAATGGCGCCCGCTCGCTGTCCGTTTCGGCGGGCACCGTCGACCTCAACGACGTCGTCGGCGGCAACACGGCCCTGACCAGCCTGGGCTTGACCGCTGCATCCATCCTGCTCGACGGCGGCGCGGTCACCACCAGCGGGAACCAGACCTACTCCGGCGCCGTGACCCTGGGCGCGGACACCACCCTTGCCGCAACTGCACCTGCGGGTACGGTGAGCTTTGGCGGCACCGTCGACGGCACACGCTCGCTGTCCGTCTCGGCGGGCACCGTCGATCTCAACGACGTCGTCGGCAGCAACACGGCCCTGACCAGCCTGGGACTGACGGCTGCATCCATCCTGCTCGATGGCGGCACGATCACCACCAGCGGCAACCAGACTTACAACGGCGCGGTGACGCTGGGCGCGGATACCACCCTGTCCGCAACTGCACCTGCGGGCACGGTGAGCTTTGGCAGCACGGTCAATGGCGCCCGCTCGCTTGCGGTGTCGGCAGGCGTGGTCGATCTCAACGGCGCCGTTGGTGGCAGCACGGCGCTGACCAGCCTGGAGCTGACGGCTGCATCCATCCTGCTCGACGGCGGCGCGATCAATACCGCAGGCAACCAGACCTACACCGGCGCCGTGACGCTGGGCGCGAACACCATCCTGACCTCAACGGCCGGCACGGTGAGTTTCAGCAGCACGGTCAACGGCGCCCGCTCGCTGTCTGTTTCGGCAGGCACGGCCGATCTCAATGGGGCCGTCGGTGGCGGCACGGCCTTGACGAGCCTGGGGCTGGACGCCATGTCCATCACGCTCGATGGCGCTGCGATCACCACCACAGGCAACCAGACCTACACCGGTGCGGTGACGCTGGGGGCGGACACCACCTTGGCCGTCACTGCAGGCACGGTGAGCTTCAGCAGCACGGTCAATGGCGCGCAGGCGTTGGCCGTCTCGGGCAGCACGGTGGACTTCAACGGGGCCGTCGGTGGCGTCACACCGCTGACGAGCCTGGCGCTGACCGCCATGTCCATCTCGCTCGACGGTGGCGCGGTCAGCACCACGGGCAACCAGACCTACTCCGGCGCGGTGACTTTGGGAGCGAACACCACCCTGTCTGCCGGCGCGGGCACAGTGAGCTTTGGCAGCACGGTCAATGGCGCCCGCTCGCTGTCCGTCTCGGCGGGCACGGTCGATCTCAACGGGATCGTCGGTGGCGGCATGGCGCTGACCAGCTTGGCGCTGAACGCCATGACCATCTCGCTCGACGGCAGCGCGATCACCACCAGCGGGAACCAGACCTACGCCGGCGCCGTGGCGCTGGGCGCGGACACCACCCTGGCCGCAACTGCACCTGCGAGTACGGTGAGCTTTGGCGGCACCGTCGACGGCGCACGCTCGCTGTCCGTGTCGGCGGGCACCGTTGACCTCAACGGCGCCGTCGGCGTCGGTACCGCCCTGACCAGCTTGGGGCTGAACGCCGCATCCATCCTGCTGGATGGCGGTGCGATCAACACCACCGGCAACCAGAGCTACTCCGGCGCCGTCGCGCTCGGGGCGGGCACCACCCTGACCGCCGATGTCGGCACGGTGAGCTTCGGCAGCACGGTCGACGGAGCCCATGCGCTGGCTGTGTCCGGTGGCACGGTCGATTTCAATGCTGCGGTCGGCAGCAGCACGGCGCTGAGCAGCTTGACGCTGAACGCTGCCGCCATCGCGCTGGATGGCGGCTCGATCCGAACCACCGACAACCAGACTTACAGCGGCGCCGTCGCCCTGGGGGCGAACACCGTCCTTTCCGCGGTTGCGGGCACGGTGCGCTTGGACAGCACGGTCGATGGCAACCACATGCTGTCGGTCTCGGCCGGTACGGTGGATCTCAACGGAGCGGTCGGCGTCGGTGTCGCGCTGAACGGGCTGGAGCTGAACGCCGCATCCATCCTGCTGGATGGCGGCAGGGTCACGACCGCGGGCGGCCAGCGTTACGCCGGCGCGGTCACCCTGGGCGCAGACACCACCTTGGCCGGGGGCTCCGTGGGTTTCAGCCGCACGGTCGACGGCGCCCAGGCGCTCACCGTTTCTGGCGGGTCGGTGAGCTTCCAGGACCTTGTCGGCAGCCACACGCCCTTGAGCAGCCTGGATCTGGGCGTCACGTCCATCCTGCTCCAGGGCGGCGCGATCACCAGCACGGGCCACCAGACCCACGCCGGCGCCGTCACGCTGGGGGCAGACACCGTGCTGAGCGCAGGCACGGGCACCCTGCGCTTCGGCAGCACGGTGGACGGCGCACAGACGCTTGCTGTCTCGGCGGGCACCATCAACCTCCAGGGTGCTGTCGGCAGCGGCACCCCGCTCAGCAGCCTGGATCTTTCTGCCGGCGCCATCCAGCTCAGCGGCGGCGCGATCACCAGCACCGGCAACCAGACCTACACCGGTGCCGTCACGCTGGGTGCGAACACCACCCTGGCCGCAGGGGCCGGCACCGTGAGCTTCGGCAGCACGGTCGACGGCACCCCCTCGCTCACCGTTTCGGCAGGCACCGTGGACTTCAACGGTGCGGTGGGTGGCAGCACGGCCCTCGGCATGCTTGAGCTGAGCGCCGGCAGCATCCTGCTGGAGGGCGGCATGGTCCAGACCAGCGCCGACCAGCGCTATCTTGGCGCGGTCACCTTGGGCGTGGACACCACGCTGACGGCGCCCGGCGGCGAGATACTGTTTGCCGCGGCGGTCGACGGCGCCCATCGCCTGAGTGCCGAGGCCGCTTCCATCGACGTGGCGCAGAGCATCGGCCTGGGCGCGGCCCCGCTGCGGCTCCGCCTGGTCGCCGGCAGTCTGGACTTCACTTCGTCGACCGTCCGGGCCCAGGAAGTCGAGCTGGCCACCACCTCGTCCGATCTGCACTTGGCCGACCTGCATCTGACGGGTACGGGCGCAAGCAGCATCGACAGCAGCGGCATGCTGAGCATCGACGGCCTGCTCGATCTCCAGGGCGGCAGCCTGGTGCTGACGGCCCGTGCGGCACCGAGCGCAAGCACCGCCCTCCTCAGCGGCCCGACGCCGCTGACCTTTGGCAGTCGGCCCCTGTTCGAGAACGAGGCCGTGATGGTGCAGGGCGCCACCGGCCGGCTTCTCACGGCGGCGGGCAGTCACCTTGCCCTGCGCGCGCCCGCACTGGGGTCGATACGCCTGGACCGCAACGATCTGGCGGGCCGGCCGGTCAACAGCTTCGGCGGCACCGTCTCGGCTGTCAGCGGCACGGCCGGCGAAAGCAGCACGCTGCGCTTTGGCAATCCGCCCAGCGGCATCGCGCCGCTCGAACTGGGTGTGGTGCGTCTCAGCGGCGATCAAATCGCCGTGGCGGGCCGCTTCGATCCGCTGGGGCCGCCCGATGCGCTGCGTGCGGGCATCGAGGCCGACGTGGTGCACCTGCGCGCGGATCGCATCACCACCAACACCGGCGACGACCTGGCCCTGCCGCCGGCTCCGGATGGTCAGATTCGCGCACGCCTGCCCTTCCTGGCGGCGCAGACGCCGCTGACCCAGCAGCCCTCGCTGAATTTCGAGTTGCTGCTGCCCGCGGGGGGGCTGCCGATCGGCAATCCCTACGGCGGGCCGGCCACCGAGGACTGGATCCAGACCATCGTCGGCGACGCCGTGGGCGGCCTGGTCGGCGTCCAGCCCCGCATCGTCGGAGACGCCAGCGCCTTCCGCTTTGTCTTCATCGGGGGTCCGGTCATGCCCGTGCCCTTCTACGATCCGACGGCCTCCAACGTCCGGGTCTTCTACAACGGCGAGACCGCCCTCACCCCGCAAGAGCAGGGTGCGCTGTCGAGCGTGATCGCAGTCATCGAGCGCGCCCGCCGCGATCGATTCGAAGAGGCCGTCCGGACGGAGAATGCCGCGTCCCGCCTGCGCCAGGGCGTGATCGCCGAGGTCGGCCCAGGCCGCCCGGCCACCGAAGGCACCGAGGGCCTGCGCCCCCCGCTCCTCTGCGACCTTGCCAGCACCGGCCTGCGCTGCGCACCGTGA
- a CDS encoding caspase family protein has product MNRILSRKSPPSKAWQTHRRQLCQLPIALACGLGAGLGAAPIQATESDEVRLALLIGNRHYPSPYDLPPVHKNVRDLRAALERWGFVVTEAVDLAPAALLQAIQSFGQLARQAPEDATVLFYFTGHGLQVEAENLMVGAGISPAHAADHLLRSSLQLTRDVIEQLPQRATGLSIAVIDACRTSLKEALQGGGLNQVEAPTGCLISFATAAGKPAIAPAVETQNTFYTGSLVKVLQQADGELSFPDLFRLVKRDVQQVMEAHPVAAIRQLAQVPFIAENAPRRSRLAPRSRAAAAPQAASAPAEARPEDEARLLEALEQASWPADVRKLAEDYLQRYPQGRLRGRAEVMRDGASQAAEALQRRDVRLYRSAFNMTEASPSVVDDLRKAARGDKDAAARLGRLHTQRQTGAERSRYEGWMAYAAALGNGIASYELALHYRKVDQPLLAAQFESRARELGYTPPPSLDHLRK; this is encoded by the coding sequence GTGAACCGCATCTTGAGTCGAAAGTCACCCCCTTCAAAGGCCTGGCAGACCCATCGACGACAGCTCTGCCAACTGCCGATCGCGCTGGCCTGCGGGCTGGGTGCGGGCCTGGGTGCCGCCCCCATCCAGGCGACCGAGAGCGACGAGGTCCGGCTGGCCCTGCTCATCGGCAACCGTCACTATCCCTCGCCCTACGACCTGCCCCCGGTCCACAAGAACGTGCGGGATCTGCGGGCCGCGCTGGAGCGCTGGGGCTTCGTGGTCACCGAGGCCGTGGACCTCGCGCCAGCGGCCCTGCTCCAGGCCATCCAGTCCTTTGGGCAGCTCGCACGCCAAGCGCCTGAGGATGCGACCGTGCTGTTCTATTTCACGGGTCACGGGCTGCAAGTCGAAGCCGAGAACCTGATGGTGGGGGCCGGCATCAGCCCGGCGCATGCAGCCGATCACCTGCTTCGAAGCAGCCTGCAACTCACGCGCGACGTGATCGAGCAGTTGCCGCAGCGGGCCACCGGCCTGTCGATTGCGGTGATCGATGCCTGCCGCACCTCCCTCAAGGAGGCCCTGCAGGGCGGCGGCCTCAACCAGGTCGAGGCCCCCACCGGATGCCTCATCAGCTTCGCCACGGCCGCGGGCAAGCCGGCGATCGCGCCCGCCGTCGAGACGCAGAACACCTTCTACACCGGCTCCCTGGTCAAGGTGCTGCAGCAAGCGGACGGCGAGCTTTCTTTCCCGGACCTGTTCCGCCTCGTCAAGCGCGATGTGCAGCAGGTGATGGAGGCGCACCCGGTGGCCGCCATCCGCCAGCTTGCCCAGGTGCCCTTTATTGCCGAGAACGCACCCCGGCGGTCGCGGCTCGCTCCCCGCAGCCGCGCTGCGGCTGCGCCGCAGGCCGCCAGCGCACCCGCCGAGGCCCGCCCCGAAGACGAAGCCCGATTGCTGGAGGCCCTGGAGCAGGCCAGTTGGCCGGCCGATGTGCGCAAGCTGGCGGAGGACTACCTTCAGCGCTACCCGCAGGGCCGGCTGAGAGGACGTGCGGAAGTCATGCGCGACGGCGCCAGCCAGGCGGCCGAAGCGCTGCAACGTCGCGATGTTCGGCTTTACCGCAGCGCCTTCAACATGACGGAGGCCTCGCCAAGCGTCGTCGACGACCTGCGCAAAGCCGCCCGGGGCGACAAGGACGCCGCGGCACGGCTCGGCCGCCTGCACACCCAGCGGCAAACCGGGGCGGAACGCAGCCGCTACGAGGGTTGGATGGCCTATGCCGCCGCGCTCGGGAACGGCATCGCCAGCTACGAGCTGGCCCTGCACTACCGCAAGGTCGACCAGCCGCTGCTGGCGGCCCAGTTCGAAAGCCGGGCGCGCGAGCTGGGCTACACGCCGCCGCCCTCGCTGGACCACCTGCGCAAATAG
- the rplQ gene encoding 50S ribosomal protein L17, whose translation MRHGHGLRKLNRTSSHRLAMLRNMANSLIEHEAIKTTVPKAKELRRVVEPLITLAKQPTLANKRLAFDRLRNRDNVIKLFAELGPRYQTRPGGYTRILKMGFRVGDNAPMAFVELVDRPAVDAAPVEVAAA comes from the coding sequence ATGCGTCACGGTCACGGCCTTCGCAAGCTCAACCGCACCAGCAGCCACCGCCTCGCGATGCTGCGCAACATGGCCAACTCGCTGATCGAGCACGAGGCCATCAAGACCACGGTCCCCAAGGCCAAGGAACTGCGCCGCGTCGTCGAGCCGCTGATCACCCTGGCCAAGCAGCCGACCCTGGCCAACAAGCGCCTGGCGTTCGACCGCCTGCGCAATCGTGACAACGTGATCAAGCTCTTCGCCGAGCTGGGCCCGCGCTACCAGACCCGTCCGGGCGGCTACACCCGCATCCTGAAGATGGGCTTCCGCGTCGGCGACAACGCGCCGATGGCCTTCGTCGAGCTGGTCGATCGCCCGGCCGTCGACGCGGCGCCGGTCGAAGTGGCCGCCGCCTGA